The genomic region TGTTCGGCGTGGCGGTGGCGCTGGGCGCCCAGGACCTCTTCAAGAACCTTATCGCGGGCCTGTTCGTGCTGGGCGAGCGGCGCTTCGAGCCGGGCGACTGGATCCTCGTGGATGGCGTCGTGGAGGGCACGGTGGAAGCCATCGGGTTCCGCACGACCACCGTGCGCCGCTTCGACAAGGCCCCGGTCTACGTGCCCAACAGCCAGCTCGCCGACCGTGCGGTCACCAACTTCTCGCGCATGACCTTCCGGCGCATCTACTGGATGCTGGGACTCGAATACGGCAGCAGCATCGCGCAGCTGCGCGAGGTGCGCGACCGGATCGAGGCCCTGCTCAGAAGCGATCCCGCCATCGTCCAGCCGCCGGAGGCACCGCTGTTCGTGCATGTCGACCGCTTCGGCGATTCCTCGATCGACCTGATGCTCTACTGCTTCACCCGCACCACGAACTGGGGCGAGTGGCTGGCCATCAAGGAACGGCTTGCGCTGGAGATCAAGCGCATCGTCGAGGAGGCGGGCACCGGCTTCGCCTTCCCCAGCCGCTCGCTCTACATCGAGACCTGGCCGGCCGGTGCCGAGCCCTTTCCTCTTCCCGCGCGGGGCGCAGCCGGTGAGGACCAGGGCGAAGCGAAAGGATCCGACGCATGACGGCAGCGATCTCCGGGCGCGAGCCCGTGATCCGCACCACCCCGCAGCTCGCCGACCTCAATCTGAACGGCCATATCTTCGGCGGCTGGATCCTGAGCCAGATGGACATCGCCGGCGGCATCACCGCCGCGCGGCGCGCGAACGGACCGGTGGCGACCGTCGCGATCCATGCCATGAAGTTCCACCGCCCCGTCCATCCGGGCGATCTGGTCAGCTGCTATACCGATATCGTCAAGGTCGGCCGCACCTCGATCCATGTGCACATCGAGGTCTGCGTCTCGCGCCGCGAGGAGCCGGAGGAGATCATGGTCACAGAAGGCGTCTTCGTCTTCGTCGCGGTGGACAAGCAGGGCCGCCCGCGTCCCGTCGATCCGGAGCATGCCGGCATGGAATCGGCGGACCGGGATTGAGCGGGACCGCCCGGCGCGCTATAGCGCCGGCAGCGCCGCGCCGCCGGCGCGCGGATGCCCACGCACAAGCCATCACCGTGGAGGAAACGGCACCATGAAACTGACGCGCAAGGTCCGCGAGATCCTGTCCTGGTACGAGTCGGACAATCCCGGCACCAAGGCCAATCTCGCCCGCATGCTCATGCACGGGCGGCTCGGGGGCACGGGGCGGATGGTGATCCTGCCCGTCGACCAGGGTTTCGAGCACGGGCCGGACCGCTCCTTCCTGCCGAACCCGCCGGGCTACGACCCGCGCTACCACTTCCAGCTTGCCGTGGACGCGGGGCTCAACGCCTTCGCCGCGCCGCTCGGCCTGCTCGAGGCGGGCGCCGACAGCTTCGCCGGCCAGATCCCGCTCATCCTCAAGGTCAACTCCTGCAATTCCTGGGCGACGGAGAAGGACCAGGCCGTCTACGGCACGGTGGAGGATGCGCTGCGCCTCGGCTGTGCGGCGATCGGATTTACGCTCTATCCGGGTTCGCCGCATTTCAACGAGATGCTGGAGGAGTTCCGGGAGCTCGCGGCGGAGGCGAAGGCGGTGGGGCTGGCGGTGGTCGCCTGGTCCTATCCGCGCGGCGGCAAGCTCTCCAAGGAGGGCGAGACGGCGCTTGACGTCGTCGCCTATGCGGCGCACATGGCGGCGCTTGCGGGCGCCCACATCATCAAGGTGAAGCTGCCGAGCGAATACATCGAGCAGCCCGAGGCGAAGAAGGTGATCGAGGCGGCGGGCATCGACATCTCGACGCCCGTGGCCCGCGTGCGCCATGTGATGCAGGCGGCCTTCCAGGGCCGGCGCATCGTCGTCTTCTCCGGCGGCGCGAAGAAGGGCGCGGACCAGGTGTTCGAGGATGCGCGGGCCATCCGCGACGGCGGCGGCAACGGCTCGATCATCGGCCGCAACAGCTTCCAGCGCCCGAAGGCCGAGGCGCTGGAGATGCTGGCGCGCATCATCCGCATCTACCGCGGCCAGGAATGACGACCGCAGGCGGGACACGCTCGGGCGGAGGCGGCGCCGGTGCGCCGCCCGCCTGCCGGGTCTATCTGATCAGCCCCCCCGCATTCGAGCCGCGGGAGTTTGCCCGCATGCTCGAGCGTGCGCTCGCCGGCGGCGACGTCGCGGCCTTCCAATTGCGCCTCAAGCCCGCCACGGACGAGGAGGTGCTGGAAGCCGGGCGTCTGCTCATGCCGATCTGCCATGCCCATGATGTCGCCTTCATCGTCAACGACCGGCCGGATCTGGCCCTGAAGCTGGGGGCGGACGGCGTGCACATCGGCCAGTCGGATGCCGACGTGAAGACGGCGCGCCGCATCCTGGGCCACGAGCGCGACATCGGGGTCACCTGCCATGCCTCGCGTCACCTCGCGTATGTGGCGGGCGAGCAGGGGGCCGATTACGTCGCCTTCGGCGCCTTCTTCCCCTCGCCCACCAAGGATTCCGGTCATCGCGCGGATCCGGAGCTTCTGCGGATCTGGCACGAGACGACGGAGATTCCTTGCGTGGCGATCGGCGGGATCACGGCGGAGAACTGCGCGCCGCTGGTGGAGGCGGGTGCGGACTTTCTGGCCGTCTCCTCCTGGGTGTGGCGGCATCCGGAAGGCCCGGACGCCGCCGTCGCCGCCTTGAACCGCGCGATCGCCGAGGCGGTTGACCGGAGGAGCTGACGGGCTGCCGAGCAACGAACGGTGCGAAGCCCCTCCCTCCGCGCGACGCCAAGCAAGCCCGCCCGGACAGTCACTCTTCCACCGCGCGTGCCCTGACCGCCTCCCAGAACAGCCGGCGCATCTGGCCGCGCTCCTTGGCCGAAAGCTTGCGGCCAAAGCTTTGCCCCGCCGCGGCCAACAGCCGACCGTCGATGTCTCGGGGGATCTCGTTGTCCGCGCTGCGGGCCTGGGCGAGAAGCTGGCGGTGGACCTCAGGCTCGATCGCCGCGACGACACTCTCGACCAGCCCCTTCAAACCCTTCTGGTCCGATGCGGGTGGCGGCGACGTTCCGCCCACCATGGCCCCGCTCTCAGAGATCTCGCTTCGTTCCTGAAGCCATGTCGCCACTTGCTGAGGCGACCATTCAAGGACCGTGTCCGCCTCATCCCTCAGGGTTCGCGACTGCGAGCCGGCGGCAGGCTGAATGCCGAGCAGATGGACACGGATTCCGAAACTCTGGGCAATCTCGACACCCACGCGCAGATCCTCGTCACCGCTCACCAGAATCGCGTCCGTGATGGCCTGATTACGGGCGAGCTCGACGAGATCGGTCACGATCCGGGTGTCGACCCCTTTCTGCCGGCCCGCATTGTTTACATAGCCAAACCGCATCTTGACGTCGGGAAGAGCGGCGATGGCACTCTGCTCGGCACTCGGACGCCCCGCGATCAGACCGTCGTACCAGTAGATGCGCAGAAGATAGGCCTCGGGAACGGCCTGTCGGCCTATCTCCTTGAGCGCGCTGATCACGGCTTCAGGAACGATGCGCAGGTGACGCCGCTCTCTGCGCCGGCCGAGGGCGCATCTGGAGCCTTCAGCGTATAGATAGCCCGCATCGGCGAAGATCGCGAGCCGGCGCATTTGCCCCCTCCCGTGCATTGCCCCCATATGGTAAGGGCCCCGTCAGGGGCCCAAATTAGTCCCACGGGGAACCTTAACGTTACGTTCCGCCCCGTGCGGACAATTGCGATCTAATCCGGCTTGCGCCGGTTGTCAAGCGCCCTTGCGCCTCGTGCTTGCGCTCATTATAAGCCCGCGCGAAGGCGCGCCCGGCGGCATCCGTCGGGCCGTTTTGCACAGGACGCAGGCAGATCAGAACGGCAGGGACGACGAACCGATGGCCATCGAACGCACCCTTTCCATCATCAAGCCGGACGCCACGCGGCGCAACATCACCGGCGAGATCATCGCCATGCTCGAGAAGGCCGGCCTGCGCGTCGTCGCGCAGAAGCGCATCCGGCTCACCCGCGAGCAGGCCGAGGAGTTCTACGCCGTTCACCGCGAGCGGCCCTTTTTCTCCTCGCTCGTCGAATTCATGACCTCGGGCCCGGTGGTCGTGCAGGTGCTGGAAGGCGAGAACGCCGTCCAGCGCAACCGCGAGATCATGGGCGCGACCGATCCGGCCAAGGCGGCCGAAGACACCATCCGCCGGCGCTTTGCCGAGAGCATCGAGGCCAACTCCGTCCACGGCTCGGACAGCCCCGAGAACGCGGACCGCGAGATCCGCTTCTTCTTCTCGGACATCGAGATCGTCGGCTGACCCGGCGCCGCATCCGGCCCCTTGGCACCATTCCTGCGGGCCCGGTTTCCGCCGCGGGCACCGGCGCGGGCCCACAGGTCCCGATGCAAGACTTTGCATCGATGCCGTTTTCATGGCATGATGTCGCTCTCTTCCACGGGGGAAGAGCGCGAGCGGATCTTGCACGGGAACGGCGCATGGCCGGGCCGGATGGGCAGAAGAGAACGGGCGGCGAGGTGGTCGCGTTCACCGACCATCTGGCGCGGCGTCTCTATGACGATGCCCTGGCGCTTGCCGTGCGCGCCAAGTGGATCTTCTGGCGTGAGCGGGCCATGAACCGGCACGCGGGCCGGAGGGTCTACGTGGTGGGAGAAATGCCCGCCTTCGATCGCCAGGCCGCCTACGCCACGGAAACGCTGCGTCTGTCCAGCCGGATCATGCATGTCGTGGCCTTCGCCATGAACCGGCGCGCGCTCGCCGATGGCGAGATCGACGAGAAGGAGGCGCTCAGCCCCGAGCGGCGGCTCGGCGGCGCCTCCGTGTGCCTTGCCGAACCGGCGGGAGACCTGGCTGATCTGCCGCCCGCCGTGCGCACGCTCTGGGAGGAGAGCGCCGCACTCTACCGGCGCGCGCTGCAGCTCGAGCGCATCGCGGCGGCCGCGGCGGCGCGGGCGCCCGCCCGCGCAAACCTCTCCTGACCCCGACATTCCCGATCTGGCATTGAACTTGTAAGGAGCGATCCGTTCGCGGTGCCCCCGCGCGGATCCCGCATGACGAAAGAAGCGGAACCGTCCCATGCACGACGAAGGACACGACAAGACCTCCGAACCGCCGCGCCGGCTGCTGCTCGGCGCCGGCCCTTCGCCCATTCCCGAAGCGGTGCGTCGGGCCGGGGCGCGGCCGACCGTCGGGCATCTCGATCCTTGGTTTCAGGAGTTCATGGAGGGCATGAAGGCGCGGCTGCGCGCCGTCTGGCGCACGGCGAACCGCATGACGCTGCCGTTTTCCGCCCCGGCCTCGGCGGCGATGGAGGCGGCCCTGTTCGCGCTCGCCGACGAGGGTGACGAGATCGCCGTCATCGTCCACGGCGCCTTCGGGGCACGGCTCGCGGAAATGGCGCGCCGGCAGGGCCTCGTCGTCCACCGCATCGACGTGGCCTGGGGCGAGGCGCCGGAGCCCGGGGCGCTGGAGGATCTGCTGCGGCGGGAGCCGGGCATCCGTCTTGTCGCCTTCGTGCATGCCGAAACCTCCACCGGTGTCGCCGCTGACGCGGCCGCGCTGGCCGCGATCGCACACCGGCACGACTGCCTCGTGCTCATGGACGCGGTGACCTCGCTCGCGGGCCAGCCGGTGCTGCCGGACGAATGGGGCATCGACTTCGCCTATGCCGGCAGCCAGAAATGCCTTTCCGCACCACCGGGGCTCGCACCGGTCACGGTCTCGGAGGCGGCGCTCCGGCGCATGCAGCAGCGTCGGCGCGCCTGCCGCAGCTGGTTCGGCGACATCCTCGAGATCGCGCGCTACTGGGACGGCCGCGAGGGCCGCAGCTATCACCACACGGCTCCCGTCAATGCGCTCTATGCGCTCGACGAGGCGCTCAGAATATTCCTCGCCGAAGGCCATGAAGCCGCCTTCGCCCGCCACCGTCGCGCGCATGAGGCGCTGGTCGCGGGCCTCGAGGTGCTCGGCCTCACGCTCCTGCCCGCGCCCGAGTGCCGGCTCGCCCAGCTCAATGCGGTCGTCGTCCCGGAGGGCGTCGACGAGGCGCGGCTGCGCGCGGACCTGCTCGCCCGCCATGGGATCGAGATCAGCGCCGGCCTCGGATCGCTCGCCGGGCGGATCGTCCGGATCGGTCTCATGGGCGATGGCGCCCGGCTTGCGAACGTGCTCGCCGTCCTGACCGGCCTGCAGGACGCACTCGCCCGCCAGGGATGGCGCCGTCCCGCGGGCAGCGCCGAGGCGGCCGCGATCGCGGCCCATGACCGCGCCGACATGCAGCCGGCGCACGGCCGGCCCGCACGTGCCACCGGCTGAGACGGAAGCCCGTCGCAAGCCTGATCCGCAGGAAAACGGGGAGCGCCGGATCGCCGCGGCGCTCCCCTCCATCCTGCGTGCGCCCCGGCGTGCGCGAGCGGGTGCGGACGGGACAAAAGAACCCCGCCGGGACCGCTTCCGGCCGCGGCGGGGGAGGCTTGGGGGATAAAGGCACGTTCCGTTCGGATACTCCGCTCGGAATGAACCGCCATCCGCATCGGGACCGCATGAGCGAGGACCGCTCGATCATGATTGGAGCAATTTCCATATCGTCTGTCAAGAGAAAATCGCATCAATCGAACAAACGTGCCAGCAGACGATGATGATTCCTTGCCCCTCTCGGTCCCATCGTCAGGCCGCGGATCGCTCGTGCGCCGCAGCCAGCACGGCCCGCAGACCCGACTCGAGGTCAAACCGCGGCCGCCAGTGCCGCAGCAGCTCCGCATCCATCCTGACGCTCCAATCCGGGTGGCGCAGCTCGGGCAGCTTGTGCGGGGTCAGCATCGCGGGCCGGCCCGTAAGCCGCGCCCAGGCCTGGGCCAGATGCGCGGCCGCCGTCGTGACCGGGGCCGGAATCGGAACCGGCCGCACCGGCCGGCCCCAGACCGCTGACAGCGCAGCCGCCATCTCTTCCGGGCCGTAGCCGCCGCGGCCGTCGTCGATCTCCAGCTGGCGTCCGGCGAGCGCCTCGAAGACGGCGTCATCGGCAAGCCGCGCGATGGCCTCCGCAAGATCGGCGACATGAAGCAGCGCCAGCCTCTGGCTGCGCGGGCCCGGCACTGGCAGAAAACCGCGGCGCGTCGCCAGCAGAAGCGGCAGCAGCTCCCTGTCCTGCGGCCCGTAGAGCGCGGGGGGGCGCAGGATGATCCAGCGCGCGGGCGGCAGCATCCCGGCCACGGCCTCCTCGCCCGCCCGCTTGGACGCGGCATAGGGGCTCAGATCGGGCTCGCGGGCGGCGAGGGATGAGACATGGATCACGCGGCAGGCGGGGGCGGCCGCCTCGGCGACGGCGCGCATCAGCCGCCGGGTGCCTTCGGCATTGGCGGCCATGAAGCCTGCTGCATCGAGGGCCTTCGTCGCACCGGCGATGTGGATGACGAGCCGGCAGCCTTCGACGAGACGGCGCAGCGCCCCGTCATCGCCGAGATGGCCGAGAATCCAGGTGACGGGGCCGGCTGCGGCCGCCTCTACGGGCCGGCGCGTGAGGGCGCGGACGGCACCGGCCGCGTCGGTCTGCGCGCCGGCCAGCCGTGCGAGCACATGCCGGCCGACGAAGCCCGTCGCACCGGTGATCGCCACGGGCAGGGAAAAGGCTGCGGATGCGCCGGGCATGGCCGGCCCGCCCTCAGTCCACTCGGAGCAGAACGGGCAGTTCGCCGGAGAGCACCTGCCGGCGCGCCTTCGAGCGCGAGAGCTTGCCGGAGGATGTGCGCGGCAGGCTGCGCGGCGGCACCAGCAGCACCGAGCAGGTGATGCCCGCTCCCTGCTGCACCGCCCGCTTGACCGCCTCGGCCAGGGCCCGGCGGGCCTCCTCGTCCCGCACGCGGCACTGCACCAGCACGGCCGGAACCTCCTCGCCGTCCGGACCCGGCAGCGAGACCGCCGCCGTATCGCCCGAGCGCAGCCCCTCTGCCGTCTCAGCCGCCCATTCGAGATCCTGCGGCCAGTGGTTTCGGCCGCGGACGATGATCATGTCCTTCGCGCGGCCCACCACGTAGAGATGGCCGTCGCGGAAATAGCCCATGTCGCCGGTGTCCAGCCAGCCGTCCTTCAGCGCGCCGCGGGTCGCCTCGGGATCGGCGAAATAGCCGGCCATGATCGACGGCCCGCGCACGAAGATGCGCCCCACCGCGCGCTCGCCGAGCGGCCGGCCATGTTCGTCACGGATCTCGACCTCGTGTTCCGGCAGCACCCGGCCGCAGTTGACGACTTCACGCGTGACCAGCACGGTGCCCGGCTCGTCCGGCGTCGCATCCTGCATCTCGCGCTCGCCGGAAAGCACGCGCTCATCCACCACATCCACTTCGATGCCGCGGCCGAGCGGCATGAAGCTCACCGCGAGCGTCGCCTCGGCCAGCCCGTAGCTCGGCACGAAGGCCTTCGGATCGAAGCCGGCGGGCGCGAAGGTCTCGGCGAACAGGCGCATGACGTCGGGCCGGATCATGTCGCCGCCGATGCCGGCGACCCGCCAGCTCGACAGATCGAGCTCCGCGACGTCATCGGCCTTCGCGCGCCGGGCGACGACCTC from Rhodothalassiaceae bacterium harbors:
- a CDS encoding mechanosensitive ion channel protein, giving the protein MELDRLQQYWDLVREVWKTGVAGVDIGTLVLAFVVFLFFYALRGLFTRFVLSGMRRAVARTKTGVDDEIVEALAEPVRFVPIAIGIFLVSTILPLEGPAGAFAAKLNRSLVAFIIFWALARAAGPMGLALERLEGVLTRPMIDWIVKITRVAFIALGAAAILEIWGIAVGPIIAGLGLFGVAVALGAQDLFKNLIAGLFVLGERRFEPGDWILVDGVVEGTVEAIGFRTTTVRRFDKAPVYVPNSQLADRAVTNFSRMTFRRIYWMLGLEYGSSIAQLREVRDRIEALLRSDPAIVQPPEAPLFVHVDRFGDSSIDLMLYCFTRTTNWGEWLAIKERLALEIKRIVEEAGTGFAFPSRSLYIETWPAGAEPFPLPARGAAGEDQGEAKGSDA
- a CDS encoding acyl-CoA thioesterase, with the protein product MTAAISGREPVIRTTPQLADLNLNGHIFGGWILSQMDIAGGITAARRANGPVATVAIHAMKFHRPVHPGDLVSCYTDIVKVGRTSIHVHIEVCVSRREEPEEIMVTEGVFVFVAVDKQGRPRPVDPEHAGMESADRD
- a CDS encoding fructose-bisphosphate aldolase; this translates as MKLTRKVREILSWYESDNPGTKANLARMLMHGRLGGTGRMVILPVDQGFEHGPDRSFLPNPPGYDPRYHFQLAVDAGLNAFAAPLGLLEAGADSFAGQIPLILKVNSCNSWATEKDQAVYGTVEDALRLGCAAIGFTLYPGSPHFNEMLEEFRELAAEAKAVGLAVVAWSYPRGGKLSKEGETALDVVAYAAHMAALAGAHIIKVKLPSEYIEQPEAKKVIEAAGIDISTPVARVRHVMQAAFQGRRIVVFSGGAKKGADQVFEDARAIRDGGGNGSIIGRNSFQRPKAEALEMLARIIRIYRGQE
- the thiE gene encoding thiamine-phosphate synthase — protein: MTTAGGTRSGGGGAGAPPACRVYLISPPAFEPREFARMLERALAGGDVAAFQLRLKPATDEEVLEAGRLLMPICHAHDVAFIVNDRPDLALKLGADGVHIGQSDADVKTARRILGHERDIGVTCHASRHLAYVAGEQGADYVAFGAFFPSPTKDSGHRADPELLRIWHETTEIPCVAIGGITAENCAPLVEAGADFLAVSSWVWRHPEGPDAAVAALNRAIAEAVDRRS
- the ndk gene encoding nucleoside diphosphate kinase, whose product is MAIERTLSIIKPDATRRNITGEIIAMLEKAGLRVVAQKRIRLTREQAEEFYAVHRERPFFSSLVEFMTSGPVVVQVLEGENAVQRNREIMGATDPAKAAEDTIRRRFAESIEANSVHGSDSPENADREIRFFFSDIEIVG
- a CDS encoding alanine--glyoxylate aminotransferase, encoding MHDEGHDKTSEPPRRLLLGAGPSPIPEAVRRAGARPTVGHLDPWFQEFMEGMKARLRAVWRTANRMTLPFSAPASAAMEAALFALADEGDEIAVIVHGAFGARLAEMARRQGLVVHRIDVAWGEAPEPGALEDLLRREPGIRLVAFVHAETSTGVAADAAALAAIAHRHDCLVLMDAVTSLAGQPVLPDEWGIDFAYAGSQKCLSAPPGLAPVTVSEAALRRMQQRRRACRSWFGDILEIARYWDGREGRSYHHTAPVNALYALDEALRIFLAEGHEAAFARHRRAHEALVAGLEVLGLTLLPAPECRLAQLNAVVVPEGVDEARLRADLLARHGIEISAGLGSLAGRIVRIGLMGDGARLANVLAVLTGLQDALARQGWRRPAGSAEAAAIAAHDRADMQPAHGRPARATG
- a CDS encoding epimerase; this translates as MPGASAAFSLPVAITGATGFVGRHVLARLAGAQTDAAGAVRALTRRPVEAAAAGPVTWILGHLGDDGALRRLVEGCRLVIHIAGATKALDAAGFMAANAEGTRRLMRAVAEAAAPACRVIHVSSLAAREPDLSPYAASKRAGEEAVAGMLPPARWIILRPPALYGPQDRELLPLLLATRRGFLPVPGPRSQRLALLHVADLAEAIARLADDAVFEALAGRQLEIDDGRGGYGPEEMAAALSAVWGRPVRPVPIPAPVTTAAAHLAQAWARLTGRPAMLTPHKLPELRHPDWSVRMDAELLRHWRPRFDLESGLRAVLAAAHERSAA
- a CDS encoding acyl-CoA synthetase; protein product: MATTAVQTASTLVPTPTDDELPRRLGDFDTLVEALEYAARGRRGLNFYSPRGELMAVHPYESLRAEALAIGQQLTGLGYEAGARIALIAETGADFVAFFLGAAYARVLPVPLPLPTTFGGREAYIEQLRNQLRSCRPAALVGPAGMTDLLEAAAAGMDLAFVGSFAEFRAQEHKPGPVRLPQPDDVAYLQYSSGSTRFPHGVIVTHRALMANCRGQGRDGVRLREGDRCVTWLPFYHDMGLVGTLLTPIVNQVSTDYLATEDFARRPLTWLRLISRNRGTISYSPTFGYEVVARRAKADDVAELDLSSWRVAGIGGDMIRPDVMRLFAETFAPAGFDPKAFVPSYGLAEATLAVSFMPLGRGIEVDVVDERVLSGEREMQDATPDEPGTVLVTREVVNCGRVLPEHEVEIRDEHGRPLGERAVGRIFVRGPSIMAGYFADPEATRGALKDGWLDTGDMGYFRDGHLYVVGRAKDMIIVRGRNHWPQDLEWAAETAEGLRSGDTAAVSLPGPDGEEVPAVLVQCRVRDEEARRALAEAVKRAVQQGAGITCSVLLVPPRSLPRTSSGKLSRSKARRQVLSGELPVLLRVD